One window of Oreochromis niloticus isolate F11D_XX linkage group LG23, O_niloticus_UMD_NMBU, whole genome shotgun sequence genomic DNA carries:
- the LOC100703683 gene encoding cytochrome P450 2J6, with product MQLRDLFSCLDIKEQLLIIFAGLLMVYFHFRKDKDPPGFPPGPPALPILGNIFNIDAKQPHIYLTKLADFYGNVFCIRLGRHKTVFVSGWKMVKEALVTQADNFVDRPYSPMVTRIYSGNSAGLFFSNGKVWRRQRRFAMATLRTFGLAKESTEQSICDESQHLKDAMEKEKGEPFDPVPFLNNAVSNIICKIVFGRRFDYSDHNFQVMLSNLTEMAYLEGSIWALLYDAFPGLMKHLPGPHNRIFSSSRSLVASIREEIEKHKLDLDPNNPRDYVDSFLIKEKHNRNTHLGFEEENLVLCCLDLFLAGSETTSKTLQWGLIYLIMNPQIQCKVQEEIDRVIGQTRQPTMTDKPNLPYTDAVIHEIQRMGNIVPLNGLRMAAKDTMLGGYFIPKGTSVMPNLTSVLFDKNKWETPDTFNPEHFLDTEGKFVRREAFLPFSAGRRACLGEGLARMELFLFFVSLFQKFKFSTLDGVKLSTEGVTGATRTPYPFKVYAKPRRTIPNKPHS from the exons ATGCAGCTGCGTGATTTGTTTTCTTGTCTTGATATAAAGGAGCAATTGCTTATTATTTTTGCTGGCCTCCTTATGGTATATTTTCATTTTCGTAAGGATAAGGATCCACCAGGCTTTCCTCCAGGACCTCCAGCTCTCCCTATTTTAGGAAACATCTTCAACATTGATGCCAAACAGCCTCATATTTACCTAACCAAG CTTGCTGATTTTTATGGGAATGTGTTCTGCATACGTCTGGGAAGGCACAAAACAGTGTTTGTGTCCGGGTGGAAGATGGTGAAGGAAGCTTTAGTAACACAAGCGGACAACTTTGTGGACCGGCCTTACAGCCCGATGGTGACCAGAATTTATTCAGGGAACTCAG cGGGTCTTTTCTTCAGTAATGGGAAGGTGTGGAGAAGACAGCGACGTTTTGCCATGGCTACTTTACGCACCTTTGGTTTAGCTAAGGAGTCCACAGAGCAGAGTATTTGTGATGAAAGTCAACATCTGAAGGACGCGATGGAAAAGGAGAAAG GTGAGCCATTCGACCCAGTGCCGTTCTTAAACAATGCTGTCTCCAACATCATCTGCAAGATAGTGTTTGGGAGACGATTTGACTACAGTGACCACAACTTCCAGGTCATGCTGAGCAATCTGACTGAGATGGCCTATCTGGAAGGTTCCATATGGGCTCTA CTATATGATGCATTCCCAGgactgatgaaacacctgccgGGGCCCCACAATCGCATCTTTAGCAGCTCCAGATCTTTGGTAGCATCTATCAGGGAAGAGATCGAGAAACATAAGTTAGATCTGGACCCCAACAACCCAAGAGATTATGTTGACAGCTTCCTCATAAAGGAGAAA CACAACAGAAACACTCATTTGGGCTTTGAGGAAGAAAACCTGGTTCTGTGCTGTCTGGACTTGTTCCTGGCTGGCAGTGAAACCACTTCAAAGACTTTGCAGTGGGGACTCATCTATCTTATCATGAATCCTCAGATCCAGT GTAAAGTCCAGGAAGAGATAGACAGAGTGATCGGACAGACCCGTCAGCCCACCATGACAGACAAACCCAACCTGCCTTACACTGATGCTGTCATCCACGAGATCCAGAGGATGGGAAACATCGTTCCACTCAATGGACTCAGGATGGCCGCCAAGGACACAATGCTGGGTGGTTACTTCATACCCAAG GGGACCTCTGTGATGCCTAACCTGACTTCAGTGCTGTTTGATAAGAATAAATGGGAGACTCCAGACACCTTTAATCCTGAACATTTCCTAGATACCGAGGGCAAGTTTGTGAGGAGGGAAGCATTTTTACCTTTCTCTGCAG GTAGGCGCGCGTGTCTCGGTGAGGGGCTGGCAAGGATGGAgctcttcctgttttttgtcagtttgTTTCAAAAGTTTAAGTTTTCCACTCTGGATGGAGTCAAGCTGAGTACAGAAGGAGTCACCGGAGCCACTCGCACACCCTACCCTTTTAAGGTGTACGCTAAGCCCCGCCGAACCATCCCCAACAAACCACACTCGTGA
- the LOC109196841 gene encoding cytochrome P450 2J6 isoform X1, with the protein MWFSSFLLSTEGFLLSIFLFLLIIYHLKSRNPRNFPPGPFALPFIGNFQIVDKKHPHIYFTKLAEVYGNVFSFCFGRDKMVIISGYKMVKEALVTQADNFVDRPYSVLADRFYSGPSEGLFMSNGGKWKAQRRFALSTLRDFGLGKTRMEQCICEEIRYLQEEIEQEKGKLFSAAGLFKNAVSNILCQLVMGKRYDYSDNNFQLMLKYVSETLQLEGSIWGTLYESFPGLMKRLPGPHNKMFSYFDIVKDFIAQEIKSHKKDLDPNNPRDYIDAFLIKMENFNESDLGFTEINLVLCSADLFLAGTETTATTLLWALVFLIRHPDIQEKVQAEIDNVIGQTRQPSMADRPNLPYTDAVIHEIQRMGNIVPLNPLRMAAKDTTLDGYHIPKGTSVLPVLTSVLFDKTEWETPDTFNPGHFLDADGKFVKREAFLPFSAGKRVCLGESLAKMELFLFFVGLLQKFTFSLPDGVELSTEGVPGIIRVPEPFKVHAKAR; encoded by the exons ATGTGGTTTTCCAGCTTTTTGCTGAGCACTGAGGGGTTTTTACTCtctatttttttattccttCTGATCATATACCACCTCAAAAGCAGGAATCCAAGGAATTTTCCACCAGGACCATTCGCTCTACCCTTTATTGGGAACTTCCAGATTGTGGACAAGAAGCACccacatatttattttaccaag CTGGCCGAAGTCTACGGGAACGTTTTCAGTTTCTGCTTCGGCAGGGATAAAATGGTAATAATCTCTGGATACAAGATGGTAAAAGAGGCTCTGGTGACACAAGCTGACAACTTTGTGGATCGACCATACAGTGTCCTGGCCGATAGGTTTTACTCGGGACCCTCAG AGGGTCTGTTCATGAGCAACGGTGGAAAATGGAAGGCACAGAGACGCTTTGCTTTGTCGACATTACGAGACTTCGGCCTGGGGAAAACCCGCATGGAGCAGTGTATCTGTGAGGAGATCCGATACCTGCAGGAGGAGATAGAGCAGGAGAAAG GTAAACTTTTCAGTGCAGCAGGTCTCTTCAAAAATGCTGTGTCTAATATACTTTGCCAGCTGGTGATGGGGAAAAGATATGATTACAGTGACAACAACTTCCAGCTCATGCTGAAGTATGTGTCTGAAACTCTTCAGTTAGAGGGCTCCATATGGGGTACA CTCTATGAATCATTCCCTGGACTGATGAAGCGTTTGCCAGGTCCTCATAACAAAATGTTCAGCTATTTCGACATAGTCAAAGATTTCATCGCTCAGGAGATAAAGAGCCACAAGAAGGACCTGGACCCCAACAATCCCCGAGACTACATTGATGCTTTCCTTATCAAAATGGAGAAT TTCAACGAATCTGACCTGGGCTTCACTGAGATCAACCTGGTTTTGTGCTCTGCTGATCTTTTCCTGGCTGGAACAGAAACAACAGCCACCACTTTGCTGTGGGCTCTGGTTTTCCTGATCAGACATCCTGATATCCAGG AGAAAGTCCAGGCAGAGATAGACAACGTGATTGGACAGACCCGCCAGCCTTCCATGGCTGACAGACCAAATCTGCCCTACACTGATGCCGTCATCCATGAGATTCAGAGGATGGGAAATATTGTTCCTCTCAATCCACTCAGAATGGCCGCCAAGGATACAACTCTGGATGGTTACCACATACCCAAG ggTACCAGTGTGTTGCCTGTACTCACCTCTGTGCTGTTTGACAAGACTGAATGGGAGACTCCAGACACCTTCAACCCAGGACACTTCCTGGATGCTGATGGGAAGTTTGTGAAGAGAGAAGCATTCCTACCTTTCTCCGCAG GGAAGCGTGTGTGTCTTGGCGAAAGCCTCGCCAAGATGGAGCTGTTCCTGTTTTTTGTCGGCCTGCTGCAGAAGTTCACGTTCTCTCTTCCTGATGGAGTGGAGCTGAGTACAGAGGGTGTTCCTGGAATTATACGTGTGCCTGAACCTTTCAAGGTTCACGCCAAGGCCAGATGA
- the LOC109196841 gene encoding cytochrome P450 2J6 isoform X2, whose product MWFSSFLLSTEGFLLSIFLFLLIIYHLKSRNPRNFPPGPFALPFIGNFQIVDKKHPHIYFTKLAEVYGNVFSFCFGRDKMVIISGYKMVKEALVTQADNFVDRPYSVLADRFYSGPSEGLFMSNGGKWKAQRRFALSTLRDFGLGKTRMEQCICEEIRYLQEEIEQEKGKLFSAAGLFKNAVSNILCQLVMGKRYDYSDNNFQLMLKYVSETLQLEGSIWGTLYESFPGLMKRLPGPHNKMFSYFDIVKDFIAQEIKSHKKDLDPNNPRDYIDAFLIKMENFNESDLGFTEINLVLCSADLFLAGTETTATTLLWALVFLIRHPDIQEKVQAEIDNVIGQTRQPSMADRPNLPYTDAVIHEIQRMGNIVPLNPLRMAAKDTTLDGYHIPKCVACTHLCAV is encoded by the exons ATGTGGTTTTCCAGCTTTTTGCTGAGCACTGAGGGGTTTTTACTCtctatttttttattccttCTGATCATATACCACCTCAAAAGCAGGAATCCAAGGAATTTTCCACCAGGACCATTCGCTCTACCCTTTATTGGGAACTTCCAGATTGTGGACAAGAAGCACccacatatttattttaccaag CTGGCCGAAGTCTACGGGAACGTTTTCAGTTTCTGCTTCGGCAGGGATAAAATGGTAATAATCTCTGGATACAAGATGGTAAAAGAGGCTCTGGTGACACAAGCTGACAACTTTGTGGATCGACCATACAGTGTCCTGGCCGATAGGTTTTACTCGGGACCCTCAG AGGGTCTGTTCATGAGCAACGGTGGAAAATGGAAGGCACAGAGACGCTTTGCTTTGTCGACATTACGAGACTTCGGCCTGGGGAAAACCCGCATGGAGCAGTGTATCTGTGAGGAGATCCGATACCTGCAGGAGGAGATAGAGCAGGAGAAAG GTAAACTTTTCAGTGCAGCAGGTCTCTTCAAAAATGCTGTGTCTAATATACTTTGCCAGCTGGTGATGGGGAAAAGATATGATTACAGTGACAACAACTTCCAGCTCATGCTGAAGTATGTGTCTGAAACTCTTCAGTTAGAGGGCTCCATATGGGGTACA CTCTATGAATCATTCCCTGGACTGATGAAGCGTTTGCCAGGTCCTCATAACAAAATGTTCAGCTATTTCGACATAGTCAAAGATTTCATCGCTCAGGAGATAAAGAGCCACAAGAAGGACCTGGACCCCAACAATCCCCGAGACTACATTGATGCTTTCCTTATCAAAATGGAGAAT TTCAACGAATCTGACCTGGGCTTCACTGAGATCAACCTGGTTTTGTGCTCTGCTGATCTTTTCCTGGCTGGAACAGAAACAACAGCCACCACTTTGCTGTGGGCTCTGGTTTTCCTGATCAGACATCCTGATATCCAGG AGAAAGTCCAGGCAGAGATAGACAACGTGATTGGACAGACCCGCCAGCCTTCCATGGCTGACAGACCAAATCTGCCCTACACTGATGCCGTCATCCATGAGATTCAGAGGATGGGAAATATTGTTCCTCTCAATCCACTCAGAATGGCCGCCAAGGATACAACTCTGGATGGTTACCACATACCCAAG TGTGTTGCCTGTACTCACCTCTGTGCTGTTTGA
- the LOC106097024 gene encoding cytochrome P450 2J6 — protein sequence MWFSNFVPSTEGILLSFFLILLIAYYLKNRNPRNVPPGPFALPFLGNLQFIDKKHLHLYFAELAKVYGNVFSFCFGRDKMVILSGYKMVKEALVTNADNFVDRPYSALADRFYLGPSDGLFMSNGGKWKAQRRFALSTLRDFGLGKNRMEQCICEEIRYLQEEIEQEKGKLFSAAGLFKNAVSNIVCQLVMGKRYNYSDHNFQLMLKYLSEAVQLEGSVWGMLYDSFPGLMKHLPGPHNKMFSDFDLIKEFIAQEIKSHKKDLDHNNPRDYIDAFLIKMENLNESDLGFTEINLVMCSADLFLAGTDTTATTLLWALVFLIRHPDIQEKVQAEIDNVIGQTRQPSMADRPNLPYTDAVIHEIQRMGNIVPLNGLRIAAKDTTLDGYHIPKGTSVLPVLTSVLFDKTEWETPDTFNPGHFLDADGKFVKREAFLPFSAGKRMCLGESLAKMELFLFFVGLLQKFTFSVPDGVELSTEGISGVTRVPEPFEVHAKTR from the exons ATGTGGTTTTCTAATTTTGTGCCGAGCACTGAGGGGATTTTactctcattttttttaatccttttgaTCGCATACTACCTCAAAAACAGGAATCCAAGAAATGTTCCGCCTGGACCTTTTGCTTTACCCTTCCTCGGGAATCTTCAGTTTATTGACAAGAAACATTTGCATCTTTACTTCGCCGAG CTGGCCAAAGTCTACGGGAACGTGTTCAGTTTCTGCTTCGGCAGGGATAAAATGGTAATACTCTCTGGATACAAGATGGTAAAAGAGGCTCTGGTGACAAACGCTGACAACTTTGTGGATCGACCATACAGTGCCCTGGCCGATAGGTTTTACTTGGGACCCTCAG ATGGTCTGTTCATGAGCAACGGTGGAAAATGGAAGGCACAGAGACGCTTTGCTTTGTCTACATTACGAGACTTCGGCCTGGGGAAGAACCGCATGGAGCAGTGTATCTGTGAGGAGATCCGATACCTGCAGGAGGAGATAGAGCAGGAGAAAG gtaAACTTTTCAGTGCAGCAGGTCTCTTCAAAAATGCTGTGTCTAATATAGTTTGCCAGCTGGTGATGGGGAAAAGATATAATTACAGTGACCACAACTTCCAGCTCATGCTGAAATATCTGTCTGAGGCTGTTCAGCTGGAGGGCTCTGTATGGGGTATG CTCTACGACTCATTCCCTGGACTGATGAAGCATTTGCCAGGTCCTCATAACAAAATGTTCAGCGATTTCGACCTTATTAAAGAGTTCATTGCTCAGGAGATAAAGAGCCACAAGAAGGACCTGGATCACAACAATCCCCGAGACTACATCGATGCTTTCCTTATCAAAATGGAGAAT CTCAACGAATCTGACCTGGGCTTCACTGAGATCAACCTGGTTATGTGCTCTGCTGATCTTTTCCTGGCTGGAACAGATACAACAGCCACCACTTTGCTGTGGGCTCTGGTTTTCCTGATCAGACATCCTGATATCCAGG AGAAAGTCCAGGCGGAGATAGACAATGTGATTGGACAAACCCGCCAGCCTTCCATGGCTGACAGACCAAATCTGCCCTACACTGATGCCGTCATCCACGAGATTCAGAGGATGGGAAATATTGTTCCTCTCAATGGACTCAGAATTGCCGCCAAGGATACAACCCTGGATGGTTACCACATACCCAAG gGTACCAGTGTGTTGCCTGTACTCACCTCTGTGCTGTTTGACAAGACTGAATGGGAGACTCCAGACACCTTCAACCCAGGACACTTCCTGGATGCTGATGGGAAGTTTGTGAAGAGAGAAGCATTCCTACCTTTCTCTGCAG GGAAGCGTATGTGTCTTGGTGAAAGCCTCGCCAAGATGGAGCTGTTCCTATTTTTTGTCGGCCTGCTGCAGAAGTTCACATTCTCTGTTCCTGATGGAGTGGAGCTGAGTACAGAGGGAATTTCTGGAGTTACACGTGTGCCTGAACCCTTCGAGGTTCATGCCAAAACTCGCTGA
- the LOC102080408 gene encoding cytochrome P450 2J6, which translates to MWFSNFLLSNEGVLLSVFLFLLIMYHLRNKNPRNFPPGPFALPFIGNFQIVGKKHPHIYFSKLAEIYGNVFSFCFGRDKMVIVSGFKMVKEALVTQADNFVDRPYSPISDRFYSGNSDGLFMSNGGTWKAQRRFALSTLRDFGLGKNRMEQCICEEIRYLQEEIEQEKGKLFRPAGLFNNAVSNIACQLVMGKRFDYSDHNFQLILKNLSEILHLQGSIWAQLYESFPGLMKRLPGPHNKIFRDFNKVKEFIAQEVKSHKKDLDHNNPRDYIDTFLIKMENLKQAHLGFTEINLVLCSADLFLAGTETTATTLLWALVFLIRHPDIQEKVQAEIDNVIGQTRQPSMADRPNLPYTDAVIHEIQRMGNIVPLNGPRIAAKDTTLDGYHIPKGTSVMPVLTSVLFDKTEWETPDTFNPGHFLDADGKFVKREAFLPFSAGKRVCLGESLAKMELFLFFVGLLQKFTFSVPDGVELSTEGISGATRVPEPFEVHAKTR; encoded by the exons ATGTGGTTTTCCAACTTTTTGCTGAGCAACGAGGGAGTTTTactctctgtgtttttgttccttCTGATCATGTACCACCTCAGAAACAAGAATCCAAGAAATTTTCCACCGGGACCATTCGCTTTACCTTTTATTGGGAATTTCCAGATTGTGGGAAAGAAACACCCACATATTTATTTCAGCAAG CTGGCTGAAATCTATGGGAATGTGTTCAGTTTCTGCTTCGGCAGGGATAAAATGGTAATCGTCTCTGGATTCAAAATGGTAAAAGAAGCTCTGGTAACACAAGCTGACAACTTTGTGGATCGACCATACAGCCCAATATCTGACAGGTTTTACTCAGGAAACTCAG ATGGTCTGTTCATGAGCAACGGTGGAACATGGAAGGCACAGAGACGCTTTGCTTTGTCTACATTACGAGACTTCGGCCTGGGGAAGAACCGCATGGAGCAGTGTATCTGTGAGGAGATCCGATACCTGCAGGAGGAGATAGAGCAGGAGAAAG gaaAACTTTTTAGGCCAGCAGGCCTCTTCAACAATGCTGTGTCTAATATAGCATGCCAGCTGGTGATGGGGAAAAGATTTGACTACAGTGACCACAACTTCCAGCTCATCCTGAAAAACCTGTCTGAGATTCTTCACCTGCAGGGCTCCATATGGGCTCAG CTCTATGAGTCATTCCCTGGACTGATGAAGCGTTTGCCAGGTCCTCATAACAAAATCTTCAGGGATTTTAACAAAGTCAAAGAGTTCATCGCTCAGGAGGTGAAAAGCCACAAGAAGGACCTGGATCACAACAATCCCCGAGACTACATCGACACTTTCCTCATCAAAATGGAGAAT CTTAAACAAGCTCACCTGGGCTTCACTGAGATCAACCTGGTTTTGTGCTCTGCTGATCTTTTCCTGGCTGGAACAGAAACAACAGCCACCACTTTGCTGTGGGCTCTGGTTTTCCTGATCAGACATCCTGATATCCAGG AGAAAGTCCAGGCAGAGATAGACAATGTGATTGGACAAACCCGCCAGCCTTCCATGGCTGACAGACCAAATCTGCCCTACACTGATGCCGTCATCCACGAGATTCAGAGGATGGGAAATATTGTTCCTCTCAATGGACCCAGAATTGCCGCAAAGGATACAACCCTGGATGGTTACCACATACCCAAG GGTACCAGTGTGATGCCTGTACTCACCTCTGTGCTGTTTGACAAGACTGAATGGGAGACTCCAGACACCTTCAACCCAGGACACTTCCTGGATGCTGATGGGAAGTTTGTGAAGAGAGAAGCATTCCTACCTTTCTCTGCAG GGAAGCGTGTGTGTCTTGGCGAAAGCCTCGCCAAGATGGAGCTGTTCCTGTTTTTTGTCGGCCTGCTGCAGAAGTTCACTTTCTCTGTTCCTGATGGAGTGGAGCTGAGTACAGAGGGAATTTCTGGAGCTACACGTGTGCCTGAACCCTTCGAGGTTCACGCCAAGACTCGCTGA